The Gaiellales bacterium genome has a window encoding:
- a CDS encoding universal stress protein: protein MIFERIVCGVDGSPAGFEALRQATRLRSDGARILAVTVCESDLSGRSGAAAGRLTAEYRGRASATRAAAWEQIRDVPLAEAHVIEGRPVRALLGALDRESATLIAVGTHGGGHIAGMLLGSVATAMLQQAPCSVLVARGLDDTAWSPGSIVVGMDGSREALVSAVIAAELGDRFGATVRTIAAQGGPRVDRPMLREIDELHWVSGHPVGALVDASGEADLIVVGSRGLRAFEALGSVSERVAHQAHCSVLVVRPEKTEEA, encoded by the coding sequence ATGATCTTTGAACGGATCGTGTGCGGCGTGGATGGCTCGCCGGCGGGCTTCGAGGCGCTTCGCCAGGCGACGCGGCTACGGTCCGATGGCGCACGGATCCTGGCGGTGACGGTCTGCGAAAGCGATCTGAGCGGACGATCCGGTGCAGCCGCGGGCCGCCTGACCGCCGAGTACCGGGGGCGCGCGAGCGCGACCCGGGCTGCGGCCTGGGAGCAGATCCGCGACGTTCCGCTCGCCGAGGCCCACGTCATCGAGGGCCGACCCGTGCGGGCGCTCCTCGGGGCGCTCGATCGTGAGTCGGCGACGCTCATTGCGGTCGGAACCCACGGGGGCGGTCACATCGCGGGAATGCTCCTCGGGAGCGTCGCGACAGCCATGCTGCAACAGGCCCCCTGTTCGGTGCTCGTGGCGCGCGGCTTGGACGACACGGCCTGGTCGCCCGGCTCGATCGTGGTCGGCATGGACGGATCGCGCGAGGCGCTGGTCTCAGCGGTCATCGCCGCCGAGCTGGGCGATCGGTTCGGCGCGACGGTCCGGACGATCGCCGCCCAGGGCGGCCCACGGGTCGACCGGCCGATGCTGAGAGAGATCGACGAGCTCCACTGGGTCTCCGGCCACCCTGTCGGCGCATTGGTGGACGCGTCCGGGGAAGCCGACCTCATCGTCGTCGGGAGTCGCGGCCTGCGGGCGTTCGAGGCCCTCGGAAGCGTCAGCGAGCGAGTCGCCCACCAGG